From Demequina capsici:
GCGGTGGCCGGTCCGGCGGACAGGACCTGCGTCTTGGTGACCGCGGTGGTCGACTTGCCGGGGTTCGGAGAGACCGAGTTGTTCGTCTTGGTGGTCTCCTCAGGCGTCGACGTCTCGGTCGACGGCGACTCGCCGCTGGCGGGGGTCGTGGTGCTGGCCGTGGTGCTGGTCGACGAGGTGCCGCTCTCAGGCGTCTTGCACGACGTGTCGTCGACGGGCAGGTAGCCCTCGACCTCGTTCTCCGGAACGTAGATCAGCTCATGCGACTCGGGGTCGCACACCTGGACCTGCGCGGGCGTCTCGCCGCCACCGCTGGTCGTGGTGCTCGACGAAGGGCCGCTCTCGGGCGTCTTGCACGAGGAGTCGTCGACGGGCAGGTAGCCCTCGACCTCGTTCTCCGGAACGTAGATCAGCTCGTGCGACTCGGGGTCGCACACCTGGACCTGCGCGGGCGTCTCGCCGCCACCGCTGGTCGTGGTGGTGGAGCTGGTGGACGTCGTGGACGTCGAGGTGGTCTTGGTCGGCAGCGGGTCGCACACGATGTAGTGCGAGATCGCCTGCGAGGTGCCGCCCGAGTGGCCGGTGGCGACCACAGGCGTCCCGTACGTGCCGGCCGAGCCGGACACCCACACGAAGTTGTGCGTCGCGGACTTGATCACCAGGATCGAGAACGACTGGTTGATGTACACGGAGTTGCCGAGTCCGGCGCCGTCGGTCTTGTGGCACGAACCTGCGAAGGTCGAGTCCACGTTGTCCTTGACCCACTGCACCCAGTACGGGGTCTCGTTCATGTGGTCGCTCGAGACCTGCTCGACGGTGGCATCGGGCGAACGGTCGACGATCGGCACCGATGCGTTGGCGGCCGTGCCCGCGAGCACCGCGCCTGCCGTGACCAGTGCGAGCGCGGCGACGCCTGCGGAAATCTTCTCTTTGAGCTTCATGGCTCTTCACTCACCTCAGCTGAGGTCTGGGGATTCCCTCTATCCCCACCAGGACCTCTGGCCTAACCGTAGCCACGCAGATGTGAGATTTGCAACACTCTCTTGAGAAGAAGCGCGATTATCGGTAACTTGCCCGCTCAACTTGAGCGGTTGGTCCGAATTGGCGGGGTCGTCAGCCTGACTCGGATCGCTTCCGTGCTCACAGTGTGGCATGCCTCACACGAACGCGCCAGGTCAGGCGGTGAAGCGGCGCCCCGAAAGGGGTCTGGGCGCGGGCCGTGGCGACTGTGATCCTCGTTACACTCTGGCTGACAGCATCCATGCGGCGTCGGCGAGGAGGGGGCATGGGGTCGGACCCTGCGAGCCTGGATGGAGGCGTCGCGCGAGGCGGGCGTGGCGCGGTGCGGCTCGCGCGACCTGCGGTGCTTCCGCTGGTGATCGGCGTCGTCGTCCTGGCGGCGGTGGGAACGGCTCTCGGGCTGCGAGGAGCGACGGACGCGTCGGCGGGTGCGGACGCGTCGGCGGGTGCGGGCGCGTCGGCGTTCGCGACGGCCCTCGAGCCCGTCCCAGCGGTCGCCGCGACCGCGGGGACCACCCAGGACGCCGAGCCCTCCGTGGTCGTGGACGATCATGTCAGCACCTTCGTGACGGCCGACGGCCTGAACATCGACGTGTACTCGGCGCCGGACGGCGACGTGCAGCAGACGGTCCGGTCGGATCAGGTGCTGACCGTGCCGGGAGCCACCCCGCTCGTGCTGCTCGTCACGGACGGGGGCGACGAGACGCCTGGCTGGTACCAGGTGTACCTGCCGGTGCGGCCGAACGGGACGACGGGCTGGGTCCGCGCGTCTGATGTCGCCGTCGGCACCACCGACTTCTGGATCGAGGTCTCGATCTCCGGGTTCACCATGACGGTCTACGACGGCACCGAGGCGGTGCTGACGACGCCGATCGGCGTGGGCCGGGACGACCGCCCGACGCCTGGCGGCGTCTACTACCTGAAGGAGCTGCTCCGGGTTCCCGACGCTTCCGGACCGTACGGGCCGTACGCCTACGGGCTGTCCGGGTACCAGTCGACTCTCGACTCGTTCCACGGCGGCGAGGCGGTCATCGGCATCCACGGCACGAACGACCCGACCTCCTTCGGGCGCGTGGTGTCGAGCGGTTGCATCCGGGTGCCGAACGCGACGATCGCCGAGCTCGCCGAGCAGATCGGTCCGCCGCTGGGCACCCCGGTCTACATCACCGACTGACTGCAGCGGACGACGAGGCGGTCTGGCCCAGAGAGAGGAAGGGGCCGCGCCCAAACAGAGGAAGGGGCCGCGCCCAAACAGAGGAAGGAGCCGCGCCCGCAGGCGCAGCCCCTTCCTGTCGTGTTGCGGTCGTCCGGGTTCAGCCGGTGTAGGTGGGGGTGCCGCTCACCGCTGTCGCGGGGCCTGCCGACAGCACCTTGGTCGTGACGACCGGAGTCTGAGCGGCGGTCGTGGTGGTGTCCTCCGTCGGGGTCGTCTCGTCGCCGGTCGGCGTGGACTCTCCGCCCGTCGGCTCCTCGCCTCCGGTCGGCTCCTCGCCGCCCGACGGCGGTGTGGTCGTCGGAGGCGTGGTGCCCGGGGTCTCGCCACCGGAAGGCGGCGTGGTCGTGGGAGGCGTCGTCTCCGGCGTCGTCGTCTCGGGCGTGGTGGTCGACGGCGTGGTGGTCTCCGGCGTGGTGGTCGACGGCGTCGTCGGGGGAGTGGTGGTGGGGGTGCCCGGGATCAGGCAGAGGTGCGAGATGTTCTTCCCGTCGGGCCGTGAGTAGGTCTGACCCTGTGTCGCGCCGCCGGGGATGAAGTAGTTGCGCTCGCCGTCCTGGTCGCCGCCAGCGACGAGGATCACGGACTGATAGTCCTGGTCGGCGGTCCACGTGCTGCCGCCACCGTAGGAGTCGGAGGGCTTGGTGTAGCCGTCGGGGCACTCGCCGTTGTTGCTGTTGATGCAGACGGACTTCTGTCCGCCCTCGCCGAAGTGCTCGGTGAAGCCGCCGACCTGCACCCAGGTGATGCAGAACTCGCCGGACAGGCCGAAGGCCGACCATGGGATGAAGCCGGCGCCGATGTACTGGGCGACCTCATGGAGCTTGCCTGCGCATTCGGCGGCGCTGCTGCTCACGCACTTGGCCTCGAAGTGGATGCCGACCCCGGTGGTGCCGTTGACGGTGACGTTGATCTCCTGGCCGTCATGGAACGTGCTCCCGGCAGGAAGCTGGATCCCAGCGGTGGAGACGGTGTATGGCGTCGGGTCGTCCGAGCCGGTGGCTGCGGCGGGGATGGCCCACATGGCCACGCCCACCGCCGTGGCGCCGAGCGCGCCCGCGATCTTCTCTGCAATGTTCATATGTACTGCCCCGCCCCCTTGGCGTGGATGCGCGACCCGGGATGCTCCCTCAGCTCCCCTGAGAAGGCCACGCGAAAGCCAACGTAGTGGCGCGGTGTGACATTTGCAACATTCGCCTGCGCCGGAGCGTGATCTGCGGTATTTTGACCCGCCTCGCGAGCGATCTTCGAATGTGATGCGTCAACCAGGGCATGTGGCGTGCTCACAGTGTGGCGCAGGTCACACGAGTTGCCAAGTGGAGGTTCGCCGTGCAGGTTCGCCGGACGGACGCGTCCCGTCACGCTCACCCCGAACGGCGCGACTCCCACGGTCGGCATGGGGCTTCTCAGGGACCCGGGGTGGCGGCGCTCTCGTCAGCCCGGTAGCGGACGACTATGGGCCTGGGCCCCGCGGCCGATCCGCGCGCGCGGGCCCTTGTCCCTGGTCGGCGCGCGCGGGCCCTTGTCCCTGGTCGGCGCGCGCGGGCCCTTGTCCCCGGTCGCCGCCATGCGCCCGGATGCAAGAATGTCGAGCGTGACGACCACCGCGCCCGAACCTGCCGCCGCGCCCCCGGCCGCCCCACTCGACGATCTGGCCCACGCTCTCCGTGCCGCCGGCCTCGCAGAGGTGGAGACGGGCGCACGTCGGCGCGCGGAGTACTCGACGGATGCGTCCAACTACCGGGTGGTCCCGCAGGTGGTGGTGTTCCCTCGCGACGCCGACGAGCTGCTCGCCGTCCATGCGGTCTCCCGCGCCACGCGCGCGCCGCTGACCATGCGCGGAGCGGGCACCTCGGTGGCCGGCAACGCGATCGGCACCGGCATCGTCGTGGACACCAGCCGCCATCTGAACCGCATCCTCGATGTGGATGTGGATGCGCGCACCGCCCGTGTCCAGCCGGGCGTCATCATGGGCGACCTGCAGCGGCTCGTCGGGCCTCATGGCCTGCGGTTCGGGCCCGACCCGTCGACGTGGACTCGCGCCACGCTCGGCGGGATGATCGGCAACAATGCCTGCGGGCCGCATGCGCTCGCATTCGGTCGGACCGCGGACAACGTCCTCTCCCTCGACGTGGTGGACGGCCTCGGCCGACGATTCACGGCGAGCCCCCGGAGCGGCTCGGGCGGCGGCCCGGTGGCGGTTCCTGGTCTCAAGGAGCTGGTGGACGCGAACCTGGCGCTGATCCGCACGGAGTTCGGGCGCTTCACGCGTCAGGTGTCGGGCTACTCGATGGAGCACCTGCTCACCGAGAACGGTGCCGACCTGGGGCGGTTCCTCGTCGGGTCCGAGGGTACGCTCGCAACCACCCTTGAGGCGACGTTGCGCCTGGTAGAGGTGCCTCGAGTGCGCCTGACGGGCGTCTTCGCGTACGACGACATGCCGGCTGCGGCCGATGCGGTCGTCCCGATGCTTCCGCACAGGCCGCAGGCGATCGAAGGGCTCGACGCCCGACTCGTCGCGCGCGTGCGTGCCGCGAAGGGCGACGCGGGGGTGCCCGAGTTCCCCCCAGGCGCCGGCTGGCTGCTCGTCGAGGTCGGTGCGCCCACCGTGGAAGAGGCGGAGGAGGCGATGTCCGCGCTCGCGGCCGATTCGGGCACATCCACCTACCGTGTGGTCCGGGACGCGAAGGAGTCCGCCAAGCTGTGGGCCATCCGGGCCGACGGCGCGGGCCTGGCCGGTCGCTCCGCGGACAACAAGGAGTGCTGGCCCGGCTGGGAGGATGCCGCGGTCCCGCCGGAGCGGCTGGGCGCCTACCTGCGCGACTTCGATTTGCTCATGGCGCGCCACGGAGTGGACGGCCAACCGTTCGGCCACTTCGGCGACGGGTGCATCCACGTGCGGCTCGACATCCCGCTGCAGGCCGACGGGCGTCCGCTGCGGGCGTTCATGGAGGAGTCGGCGGCGCTGGTCGCCTCGCATGGTGGATCTCTGAGCGGCGAGCACGGTGACGGTCGCGCCCGCTCGGAGCTGCTGGGCGCGATGTACTCGCCGGCGGCCGTCGGTCTGTTCTCCCAGGTGAAGGCCCTGTTCGACCCGGAGAACCTGCTCAACCCGGGCATCATTGTGGATCCGGCGCCGCTGGATGCGGACCTGCGCCGCCCGTCTGCGCCTCGCACCGCTCCGTCGAAGGGCGGGATGGCGTTCGAGCACGACCACGGTGACCTCACGGAGGCGGTGCACCGCTGCACCGGCGTGGGCAAGTGCCGTGCGGACCTGCCTGGAACCGGCACAGGGTTCATGTGCCCGTCATATGCGGCCACGAAGGACGAGAAGGACGTGACGCGGGGACGCGCCCGAGTGCTGCAGGATGCGATCAACGGTTCGCTGATCGGGGGCCTCACCGCGCCCGAGGTGCGCCAGAGCCTGGACCTGTGCCTCAGCTGCAAGGCGTGCTCGTCGGACTGCCCTTCGGGCATCGACATGGCGGCGTACAAGTCCGAGGTGCTGCACCGGTCGTATCAGGGACGGCTGCGCCCCATGCCGCACTACTCCATCGGGTGGCTGCCGCGGTGGATGAACCTGATCGGCTGGGTGCCGTGGCTGGTCAACGGCGTCATGTCCGTCGGTTGGCTACGGCGCCTGATCCTGCCGATCGCGGGGCTCGACAAGAGACGGTCGCTGCCGAGGTTCGCGGCCAAGCCCTTCCGTCGGACGGAGGTGGCCAAGGCTCGTCGTGCGCAGCGGGGCAGCGGGCTGGTCTCCGACCCGTCGACGGGTTCGAGCGGGCACGACGCGAACGCCGCGCGCACCGAGCGACGCGTGGTGCTCTGGGCCGACTCGTTCACGGACGGGCTGGACCCCCAGATCCCGACTGCGATCGTGGAGGTGCTCGAGTCCGCGGGCTTCGAGGTCACCGTGACGGCGGGCGACGCCTGCTGCGGCGTCACGTGGATCTCGACGGGCCAGCTGGACGGGGCGCGCAAACACCTGGAGCACCTGCTGAGCGTGCTGGGCCCGTACGCGGTCAACGGCATCCCGATCATCGGTGTCGAGCCCTCGTGCATGGCGGTCCTGCGCGGCGACCTCACGGAGATCCTTCCTGAGGATCCCCGTGCGCGCTCGGTGCAGCTCGCAACCTACACGCTGGCTGAGCTCCTCACCGGACGCGCTCCTGTCAAGCCGGATCCTGCCTGGCAGGTGCCCAGCCTCGAAGGTGTCGACGTGGTCGTCCAGCCCCACTGCCACCAGTACTCGGTGATGGGCTACGTGGCCGACCGGGACCTGCTGGCCCGCGCAGGCGCGAACGTGACGGAGGCATCGGGCTGCTGCGGACTGGCGGGCAACTGGGGTTATGAGAAGGGCCACTACGACCTGTCGGTCGACATCGCCCACACGTCGCTCGTGCCGGCGCTTGAGAAGGCGGGTCTGAGCAAGGACGGCAAGGCGGTCGAAGGAGGTGAGGCCGTGTACATGGCGGATGGCGTCTCGTGCCGCACCCAGGCCGAGCACGTGGCGGGCGTGGACGGGTGGCACCTGGCGGAGCTGTTGTCGAGAGCCGCGCGCTCGCGCTGACGGTTCGTGCCCCCGTGTGGCGCTGACCGTCAGCGCTGACCGTCAGCGCTGATTGGCCGCGCCGACCGGCTGCGCTGGCGGTGACTGTTGTGTGCGCACGAGCGGCGCGCGCCGGGCTTGTGCGGGCGACGCGCGTGTGTGGGCGCACGAGGACGCGCCCCGTGGCAGCGCCTGTAGCCTCAGGGGCGAGGCTGGCCGGCTCGGGGTGCGCGTCTGCTTCAGGCCGCAGTGGCGCCGGTTCGCTCTCGCTGCCGGCCGATGGTGTGGGATCGTCCGGCGGGACGTGGGAGCCGGGCGGGGTCCACGGAGGCGGGTGGCCGCACCATGATGCGGCCGTTTTCGGCGTGGATCTCCCAGGTGCCGTCGTGCACTCTGTGATGGCAGTTCGTGCACAGCAGGACACCGTTGTCGAGGTCGGTGCGCCCGCTGTCTCGTGTCCACCAGCGGATGTGGTGTGCTTCGCACCAGGTGGGTGGTGCCTGGCAGATGGCGCATCCGCCGTCGCGTTCGCCGAGTGCGAGCCGTTGGGCGCGGGAGAACAGTCGGCGCGTGCGGCCTAGGTCGAGCGGTTCGGACTTGCCGCCGAGGACGGCTGGCAGCACCTGCAGGTCCACTGCCATGCGTCGCAGTGCGCCGACGCTGACGGGCGCGGGGAGGTCGTCGCAGTCTGCGAGGCCGACTCCTGCCTGGAGGTCGGTTTCTGCGACGCGGACGACGACCGTGGTGGTGGGTGCGGTGGCGTCGGCTTCGCATCCGAGGCCGTGCCGCGCGAGGGCGGCGAGTGCGTCGACGCGGATCTGGCCGGCGGTGCGCGTGTCACCGGACGGGACGGTGGCTGCGTCGCGTCGGCGTTGGAAGGCGTCTCGCACCTGTCCTTCGAGCCAGGTGGCGAGCGGAGCGGCTGATGCGGCGTCGAGCCGCGCGCGGAGGTTGACGATGCCATCTTCGTCCGTGTTCATGACGAGGTAGCGCTCGTCGCGTGCTTGACGTTCGCGGCGTTCCCACGCGACGGGGTCGGCGGCTGCGCGGGCCTGGAGGCAGGCGCGGCGCAGTCTGCTGATGCCGTGGGTGGTGGCGGTCTCCACCAGTGAGGCCTCGAGTGGGGAAGGCTCGGTCCAGGGCGCGGACTCGTGGGTGGGTGCGGAGGGCCCGCCGGCGTCGCGGGCGGCTGCGAGCTGCGTGCGCAGCGTGGCCACGGCGCGGAGGGTCCTGGAGATGAGCGCCGCGCACTCGGAGTCGAGCAGCCCGTCGGCGATCGCACGCGTGAGGTGAGAATGGCCTTGAACCGGCCGAGCGTCCTCACCGACGGGTGGGACGGCATCCGCCATGACCTTGCCCGTCTCGATGAGCTGGTGCGCGGAGCCGACCGTGCCGTTGCCGACGGCCGCGACGAGGTGTGCGGGGGTGCGGAATCCGTTGCGGCGCGCCAGCCCCTGGCGGCCGAGCTCCGGCCGGGAGCGACGTTCGACCTCGCCTGCGCAGGCCGCCAGCGTGGTGTTGGCGATGCGACCCAACCGGGAGAGCGCATCCATCAGGTTCATGAGCTCGGATTCGCTGAGGGAGGTGGTGGAGCGACCGTCGAAGAGCTGGAGCGCGCGCATCGCTCGAGCGATCTCGGCGGTCGTGATGTCCATGACCTCAGTCAACACGAAGGGTCTGACAAAGCGGACAAAACGGAAGCGTGGGTGTGGGGAGAACCTGGGTGGGCGTCGTCCCGACCTGGGCGCACCCGGCGTCGTCGTGCGAGCGCGGCCCTGAAGCCGACGTAGCATTGGCGCCACGACTGGCTGCGCGCGCCCCGGGCTCGCTGCCCGAGCGAGAGGACCACGTTGGCGGACCGTAAGGATGCGCGCGCGACGCGGCGCGGAGCGAAGCCCGCACCCCAGAACGTGGTCCAAGCCACCGGCCAGCTTCGGCACTACTCGGGAAAGCGCCCGCACCCGTGGCGGTGGGTGGCGCTGATCGGGTTCGTGATGGTGGTGGCAATCGCGGTGCCCGGGTACCTGTTCGCCAAGGACGCGCTCGCCGCGAAGGACGCGACCGACCGTCTGAAGGCTCAGATAGAGCCTGCGAAGGCGGCCGCCAAGAACCGCGACTCCGCCGCGATCCAGACGGTGCTCGCCAACGTCTCGGCCGACGCGGTCGACTACGCCGACCACACGCAGGGCCCGTTGTGGGACCTCGCCGCGAAGGTCCCATGGGTGAAGGACCAGGTCATCCCGCTGATGGCGCTCGGCGACACGCTCACCGCGCTCAACGACTCGGTGCTCGTGCCGCTCGAGCAGCAGGATCTGTCGATCATCGAGTCCCCGCCGATCGACAACGGCCGCATCGATCCATACATCGCCGAGCCCTTCGTGCCGATCCTCGCTGAGGCGCAGACGGTGATCGAGGACCAGAACGCCAAACTCGCCCAAGTGGACACGAGCAACTCGATCGCGCAGATCGCTGACGGCGTCGCGACCGTCCGCGACGCGTTGGCCGGCGTGCCCGCGACGCTTCAGACCGTCAACGAGATTCTGCCGATGGTGCCGCAGCTGCTCGGCGCGGGCACGACGCGCACCTACGAGGTCATCATCCAGAACAACTCGGAGCCGCGCGCGACCGGAGGCATCCCGGGGTCGGCGATCGACGTGACGGTCGCCGACGGGCAGATCACGATCGGCGACTTCTATTCCGCGGCGGACTTCGGAATCCCGTTCCACAACGTGCCGCTCGGCCAGCCGACGGACGAGGAGCTCGCGCTGTTCGGTTCGACCTTCACGTCCGTGCCGCAGGACTCGACGTACACGCCCGAGTTCCCGCGCAGCGCCGCCCTGATGGCGGACTACTGGGAGCGCCTGGTAGGTGCTCAGCCGTCGGCAGTGATCTCGCTCGACCCGGTCGCGCTCCAATACATCCTCAAGGACGCGCAGCCCGTGACCGTGGGGGATCTCACGGTGGACGGGACGAACCTGGCGAGCGCGCTGCTTGGTGACTTCTACCTGAAGTTCCCTGACCCGGACGTACAGGACCAGGTGTTCGCACAGTTCGCCAAGGGGCTCATCTCCCAGGCGATGCAGGGCAACATCGCGTTCGACGGTGCCGCCCATGCGATCGAAGAGGGACGCATCTTCGCCTGGAGCCCCGACAGCGCGGAGGAGGCGGCGTTCACGACGCTCGGGATCGATGGCGCGTTCCTGGAGAATTCCGATGCGATCGGCATCTTCCAGAACGACACTGCGGGGTCCAAGATCGGCTACTACGTGAACACCACCACCACGGTGGCGGCGACGCAGTGCGCGGCCGGCAGGCCGCAGCAGTACGACGTGACCTACAGCGTGTCGCTCGACTTCGACGGCGATATGAGCGCCCTTCCCACCTACGTGTCCGGCGGCTACTACGACACGCCGCTCGGCCGGTTCTCGTCCTTCATCCTGCTGATCCCGCCATCCGGGGGCACGATCTCCTCGGTCGACATCGATGGCACGCCGGTCGATTTCACCGCTCAGCCCTACGAGGGGCGACAGGTGGTCAAGGTGCGGGTGGAGATCGGCCAGCACGAGACGGCGGCCGTCCATTTCGTCATCGATGGAGACTTCGATCCCGCGACCTCTGTGGTGGTCTCTCCGACGGCGCGCACCAACTTCCTGTCGGATTGGGTGAGCACCGCTGCGATGAACTGCGCGGCATAGCGGCATACCTGCCGCCGT
This genomic window contains:
- a CDS encoding L,D-transpeptidase, coding for MGSDPASLDGGVARGGRGAVRLARPAVLPLVIGVVVLAAVGTALGLRGATDASAGADASAGAGASAFATALEPVPAVAATAGTTQDAEPSVVVDDHVSTFVTADGLNIDVYSAPDGDVQQTVRSDQVLTVPGATPLVLLVTDGGDETPGWYQVYLPVRPNGTTGWVRASDVAVGTTDFWIEVSISGFTMTVYDGTEAVLTTPIGVGRDDRPTPGGVYYLKELLRVPDASGPYGPYAYGLSGYQSTLDSFHGGEAVIGIHGTNDPTSFGRVVSSGCIRVPNATIAELAEQIGPPLGTPVYITD
- a CDS encoding FAD-binding and (Fe-S)-binding domain-containing protein → MSSVTTTAPEPAAAPPAAPLDDLAHALRAAGLAEVETGARRRAEYSTDASNYRVVPQVVVFPRDADELLAVHAVSRATRAPLTMRGAGTSVAGNAIGTGIVVDTSRHLNRILDVDVDARTARVQPGVIMGDLQRLVGPHGLRFGPDPSTWTRATLGGMIGNNACGPHALAFGRTADNVLSLDVVDGLGRRFTASPRSGSGGGPVAVPGLKELVDANLALIRTEFGRFTRQVSGYSMEHLLTENGADLGRFLVGSEGTLATTLEATLRLVEVPRVRLTGVFAYDDMPAAADAVVPMLPHRPQAIEGLDARLVARVRAAKGDAGVPEFPPGAGWLLVEVGAPTVEEAEEAMSALAADSGTSTYRVVRDAKESAKLWAIRADGAGLAGRSADNKECWPGWEDAAVPPERLGAYLRDFDLLMARHGVDGQPFGHFGDGCIHVRLDIPLQADGRPLRAFMEESAALVASHGGSLSGEHGDGRARSELLGAMYSPAAVGLFSQVKALFDPENLLNPGIIVDPAPLDADLRRPSAPRTAPSKGGMAFEHDHGDLTEAVHRCTGVGKCRADLPGTGTGFMCPSYAATKDEKDVTRGRARVLQDAINGSLIGGLTAPEVRQSLDLCLSCKACSSDCPSGIDMAAYKSEVLHRSYQGRLRPMPHYSIGWLPRWMNLIGWVPWLVNGVMSVGWLRRLILPIAGLDKRRSLPRFAAKPFRRTEVAKARRAQRGSGLVSDPSTGSSGHDANAARTERRVVLWADSFTDGLDPQIPTAIVEVLESAGFEVTVTAGDACCGVTWISTGQLDGARKHLEHLLSVLGPYAVNGIPIIGVEPSCMAVLRGDLTEILPEDPRARSVQLATYTLAELLTGRAPVKPDPAWQVPSLEGVDVVVQPHCHQYSVMGYVADRDLLARAGANVTEASGCCGLAGNWGYEKGHYDLSVDIAHTSLVPALEKAGLSKDGKAVEGGEAVYMADGVSCRTQAEHVAGVDGWHLAELLSRAARSR
- a CDS encoding HNH endonuclease signature motif containing protein, yielding MDITTAEIARAMRALQLFDGRSTTSLSESELMNLMDALSRLGRIANTTLAACAGEVERRSRPELGRQGLARRNGFRTPAHLVAAVGNGTVGSAHQLIETGKVMADAVPPVGEDARPVQGHSHLTRAIADGLLDSECAALISRTLRAVATLRTQLAAARDAGGPSAPTHESAPWTEPSPLEASLVETATTHGISRLRRACLQARAAADPVAWERRERQARDERYLVMNTDEDGIVNLRARLDAASAAPLATWLEGQVRDAFQRRRDAATVPSGDTRTAGQIRVDALAALARHGLGCEADATAPTTTVVVRVAETDLQAGVGLADCDDLPAPVSVGALRRMAVDLQVLPAVLGGKSEPLDLGRTRRLFSRAQRLALGERDGGCAICQAPPTWCEAHHIRWWTRDSGRTDLDNGVLLCTNCHHRVHDGTWEIHAENGRIMVRPPASVDPARLPRPAGRSHTIGRQRERTGATAA
- a CDS encoding DUF4012 domain-containing protein; this translates as MADRKDARATRRGAKPAPQNVVQATGQLRHYSGKRPHPWRWVALIGFVMVVAIAVPGYLFAKDALAAKDATDRLKAQIEPAKAAAKNRDSAAIQTVLANVSADAVDYADHTQGPLWDLAAKVPWVKDQVIPLMALGDTLTALNDSVLVPLEQQDLSIIESPPIDNGRIDPYIAEPFVPILAEAQTVIEDQNAKLAQVDTSNSIAQIADGVATVRDALAGVPATLQTVNEILPMVPQLLGAGTTRTYEVIIQNNSEPRATGGIPGSAIDVTVADGQITIGDFYSAADFGIPFHNVPLGQPTDEELALFGSTFTSVPQDSTYTPEFPRSAALMADYWERLVGAQPSAVISLDPVALQYILKDAQPVTVGDLTVDGTNLASALLGDFYLKFPDPDVQDQVFAQFAKGLISQAMQGNIAFDGAAHAIEEGRIFAWSPDSAEEAAFTTLGIDGAFLENSDAIGIFQNDTAGSKIGYYVNTTTTVAATQCAAGRPQQYDVTYSVSLDFDGDMSALPTYVSGGYYDTPLGRFSSFILLIPPSGGTISSVDIDGTPVDFTAQPYEGRQVVKVRVEIGQHETAAVHFVIDGDFDPATSVVVSPTARTNFLSDWVSTAAMNCAA